The genomic segment GCTAAGAGCCATTTTTTTACCTCGAGGGGCAGTTGCATTAGAGTCCCCAGTGCTTGCTTTTTCTATGGCCTGTTGGAGCTCCTGTCTTAGCATCGCCGCACGGGATACCTTTGCCTTTTTAGCATACTTCTCTGCATTCACCAAAACAAACTGCAGGATGTTAAAAATCTGTAGCTCTGTATGCACATCTGGCCCTGGATTGTCCGGACAATAGTTTGACACAAAGAATGTATGGTCTTGTGAGCTGCCTGTTGCTTTAGAGGCGAGGTTGAGGGCCTGGGTAGTAGCCTGAGATGTCAAGACATCACGATGGGTTACCACGGTTACAGGAGATAGGTCTGAAACAGATAAAAGCAGGCATATTACTGGCCACTCTAGTTGAAAATAGGCTACAGCTcaaattttcaagaaaaatgaTACAATCACAGCTCAGTATGTATAAAGTCCAAAAAGTAGTAACACCCTTGTAGACAGTTCTTATCAATCGGTTTacccacaagacaaaggataTGTTGGAGAACTACTTCCCTAAAAATCCCCCAATctaacaatgtttttttttcatctgtgttattgtttttatttaagatTGGAAGAAAAACAAGATGAGCTGACATtaagtaaaaagaaaacaaatatagaCCATACCAATGACGCCAAGCGTATCTCTCAATGGCTTCAAATACTTCTCCAGAGTCCCATTCTTCAGTCTAACGTCATTGGCTTTCACAACTAACACCACGCCATGAAGCCAGCTATCAAATGGGCCATCGACCACGCCCTTTTCACCACTACCACCCTCACTGTCTCCTCGACGGATGACATCCCCGGAACGAATCCTCCCAAAGAGGATATCCTTGAGCTCCCTATCCTCGTGGTGGTCATAGCTAAAGAAGCCCCGAGTGTCGACCAATCTGAAGAACAGCTCCTGAAGGTAGTCCTCTAAAAAGATGGTCCCCTCAGAACCAGTGGTTGCTATGGGAACGGAACCTTTATTCGTCTGACGCACAGTTCGCTCGCACGTATTGATGAAGCAGCTCTTTCCCGAACCAGTCGGTCCAAACACCCCGATTCGAAGCTTTTTAATGTCACTAATCGCAACGCCTTGGATCCCACTAGTACTGGTTTTGTCACCAAATCTGTAACTCTTCAATGCTTGACGCTTGTTAGCCGACTCCGACTCGAGTGCTCTCTGTCTCTCGAGTTCTCTTTGTCTTTGAAGCTCCTTCTGTCGTTGTCGTTCCCGCTCGGCGGCTTCTTCGGCTTCTTTTATTCGCTTTTGCTCTGCTAGGAATCGTTGTCGCTCTCTCTCGGCCGCTTCTCTCGCCTCTCTTGCGATCCTTTCTTGCTCTTGGCGCTCTCTTTCGAGCCTCACTTGCTCAAGTCGTTGCTGCTCAAGTCGCCTTTGCTCTGCGAGAATTTCCGCTGTGCGGTCGACATACGTATAGTGAGTCTCGTGATGGCTGCCTCCGCCCTAGGGGGAAAATCATGAGATTTTACAGTTTCTTGGAACTCAAAACGATCTTCCAGTTTAAAGAGTTAACCATTTTCACGAGCTTCACAACAAGCCACCATCATTTGCAAGCATGTACCGATGGTAATATGAACCGATGGTCATCGAGCAATTTTACGCGAATACAGCGAATAAATTATAGTCTGTACAAATCACAACAAATGTACTTACAAAGAACGACACTTTATGTACTGCTAAATAAAATTATAACACTTTTGAAGCCTTCGAGAAGACGAGCGAGGCATTTCCTGAAAATGCCATTACAAGTCGTGTGTCTTACCAAATACGCACTAAATGATGCTTTCGAATATATACTTACCCCCATAACAGATCTTAAAGCTCTTCTTAGGCGAAACGGCATCCCACAAGCAAACTGGATATTGCTCTCTCTGTCATATCAAGTCGGTTTATATGCCCTCCAATCGTTAAGGGGAATTTTAGAGGGAAAATTCCCCCTGTCTCTtctaagaaatgtttctatttCTGGCGTCGGGGTTTCCCCGGTTTCGTATCATATTTCATTCTGACATAAACAGTAGAATTAACTCCTCCCGTGATCTCGTCTCGGGAAAACCCCACAACAATTGATCTATAAAAGaacttaaaaatataaaactaaattGTGTGACAGGGCATTCCAACGTTTAGCTCATGATACGGATCGAGTATTATATTTTCTACCGGGAGGCAAATTgctagtctgcttagcagcaTTTTAGCGTGTCACGTACGCATTCCCCGCAAGCTTGTTGGGAAGCTCCTGAGTGACACAGCGGCAGCTGTAGCAGACTAGCCATTTGCCTTGACATTTGTATGAGGTAAAGCGCCAGCACGCGTCTTTTTAAAGCCAAAAAGGATTCTCGACTTGTATCAGCTTGTCTTCGTGTGATACACAGGGCCTCGAAGCAGAAtttgcgcacccccccccccccccccaggcgGTCAAAAAGtcggttatttcttattatgGAAAAGGtaccttaaagccgcattgtcaccagtttacttccggtcgattacgtaagaatctccgatgatttttaacggaaaacacgaaaaatatttcaaaatatagaaatcagtgtgtctattggaagtttctttgaggatgtgactgctaatttagagcggatggcctgttaaatatgtCGGATTCAAATAGATTCTTTCCCCTAACTTTTCACCATtatccaccatatccaccatttgccacatagcccatggtacttgcagtgctatgtgtctgctatgtatggtggaccacccctcccccttacttttcacaatatccaccatttccaccatatccaccatttgccacatagccctatcccttggccatggtacttgcagtgctatgtctgctatgtatggtggaccacccctccccccttacttttcaccatatccaccatttgccacatagccctatcccTTGGCtgtggtacttgcagtgttgaATATCTgctatgtatggtggaccacccctcccactTACATTTCACCCATAGCCCTAtcccttggccatggtacttgcagtgctatgtctgctatgtatggtggaccaccccacccccttacttttcaccatatccaccatttgccacatagccctatcccTTGGCCGTAGTCTTGCAGTGTTGAATATCTGCAaatgtatggtggaccacccctcccccttacatttcaccatatccaccatttaccacatagccctatcccttggccatggtacttgcagtgctatgtgTCTGCTATAAATGGTGGaccacctctcccccttacttttcaTAACTTTTGCCATAACTTTGTTTCTTAGCCCAGATACTTGCAGTTCTTAACGACTgttatgtattgatctccCCTCAATTCCTATGCTACACTGctatcagatacttgcagtgctagaTGAACTGTAATTTATTGATTAAtaggaccacccctcccctgaaaGCAACACCCTACTGCATTTTATTACCATTTGGCCATTTGCAACCAAGCCTGACAAATGCCCATTCCATATGACAAATGGCTAATGTAAGACAGAGTTGGACAGTAATATCAGTGCGAAAATGTGCCATTTGATTTACTAGCCACGTATCAaggttttgctttttttaagaaaacacACAGCTAGTTTGGCTTCCCATGACAGTACGAAAATTTGCCTTACAAAACGCTTCAGCCGCGAGCCGACCTGTTGTGttgaggccacatttgtaataacctgccacatttgttataacggccacatttttgtaataaggtaggccacatttgtaataaactatcCGATATCTCATGAAAGAAACATCGCATGACATCCAAATGCAAccagatggtcacgtgatatgtgacgtcatccatgacgtcattttaaaataagaaatattaaTATAAAAGATATGTCATGATAGACAAATCGTCAGGCTGTCAAACATAGATGTCATGCGAGTGCCAATAAGGTGAGACAGAATAGTCATGTgatgtatgacgtcatcgacaACGACATCGAAATATTCATATCTCAAGTTGAAGCATCGTCAGAAATCCAAACATGTAGTTTCGGTAGGTGTTTAGGCATATCAAAGAGATAGTCGCGTGATGTGCGACTTCATCGATAGCGTCACAAGCAGTCATAAAGCCTCGTATTAAAATTATCGGACAAAAATACTAAATGTTCTGGTTTGGAGCTctgcttttaggcagtgccttaAGTTATCTGGTAAACAAGGagaatttgatttttctaAGAGGCAAGGAAGACGTAGCGACAGAATTAATCAAAATGACTTCATCGATTATGCAAACTATAGTCGATAAGGCAAACATTAAGGATCACATCTTATCCCGTAAAAGAAAGACTAATATGCTCTTGACAACAAAATGTATATTTAGCCATATCATGATAAAAACAAGTGCAATTCTGATAATTAATGCTAATCAACTATTACTCTCGCAATCAATATGTTCCCAACAGTAATAGTAATTACAAATATTTCCTAATAAATTAACAATCATTTTatctcaataataataaaacgcACGCCTTATCATGTTATAAGAATGATAACATGTCTGcctgaaatgttttaaatatGCGTAAATCACGATTTGggatgttattttttattattttgtaacgATTTTGAAATAGAGGTTTTTTGTAACACCTctagccccctcccccccctggCAAAGACCCTgtctaccaagtttggttttgATTCGACAAGTCTTCAAGGTTATATGAAGGTTTGAGCACAAGGTCCTGATAAAATATACCTTATTCTGCTTAATTTTCGcgcgatttaaaaaaattcgcGAACTTGATACAGTATAAGACTTgcgaaaaataataaaggcTGCAAACTTTAATTTAGCGAAATTTAATGGATATAGAATGAAAAAATGACGACAGAGATTGAGATATCCTATTATAGGAAATGCCACGAAACATCGCTAATGGCTAGAGGAACAAAATCACTTTTCATTACTTTAAGAAAAGGGCAATTCAGCAGCCGCTAAGGTACAGCTTTGCTGGTGTGGTTTCGATATATTGgttccaggcccgtacccaggatttttcttggggggggggggggggggtgcgaaatccgaaaaagtggacttaatttttcctgggggggagggggagggggtgggttgAGGGAGTTCTCtcgataaaaatctgaccacccgcgaaaaaaattcttttttatgccttttaagtatctccacgggacgtttattgtcggatttgactacataccagagtgatctagcttatgctttatagttttgtctacaaatagcacgtgtATTGAGAACTTCGCccgttggggggggggggcctgcaccccccctgggtacgggcctgggttCTTTGTTACAATAGCAACTAACATTACAGCAGAATTGAACGAATTTCTATATTATCCCCATATTGACCCTGGCTTATACAATCAACTCGAAGTTCGCCAGCTACCAGCCAAAGTGGAGGAAGTACCTAGCAAGCAGCTGCTCAGCTCAGCGGAACCATCAATTAACCAGGGACCGGAGGAACCTTCTCACCCTGAAGGACGCCTGTTGAACCCAGCTTCTCTTCCTCCACCAGTCCtaccaggggcgtagccagggggtggcctaggggggcCAGTCCCCCCCTTtaagcagaaaaaaatacagtaaatgtatgagccattatttaaaatacaggagaagatgccttgaaagtcccttttgggccccctcctgttaaaaatcctggctacgacGCTGCCTACACAAGCCTCAGGGAGCGGTCCAGGGTTACAACGAGGGACCAGACTATGCTCAGGAACTTCCTCATGTTCAACCTGATTGTCTGCCATCTTGTGCCACGCCGGGAGAGCTAGGAAGGTGAGCAACCTCACCCTCCAGCAGTTCCATGAGAGACAGCCAGAGGAAGAGATGCAGGGTTGAGGTTCTCCACCACAAGACTAGTTCCACTGGTCCCCAGCCCTTTTCTGACGGACGAAGACGCGAAGATGCTGATCGCGGAGATGCCGATCGCCAACGTGCAAGCACGCGCTGCTGTCTCCAGTGATCGATACTTTTGGTCACTGTCTGACCTCAAGACCATCACGGAATCCCGCCGCACGTTTCTATCCAGCAAAAAAAATCTGCATGTCAAACATGTCCTCACTAGAGATCTCAATAGAACCTTCAAAAAATTTTCTATATCATTAAATTTCGCGAGACCAAAGTTTGCAGTCTTTGTTTTTTGCGAGTCTTAAAAATTTGCCGGAAATTCATCGCGAAAAACGCCAATTTAAGTACGCGCGCGCTATTTCTCCCCCGCGAGTAGCGACACCTGTTTACACGCGGCCTCGCTCCCGTGCTGTGCCTGGGGGCTATGTTTAGCATTATAAATGCATAAATTATTCAGAAGTGGTAGAGTTTTATAGCATGGCGGCCCTACGCGTTTTCCTCCCCGCTACATGACCACGGGAATGCTTGTAATTCTCTGGAGTTCTCTATGCTTGCTAAACTTATGTTGCAAGCTAGGTAAGTACCTTAATTCTACCATTCTATTATTTCCTGAGAGTTTGTTCGGTGCTTTTACGTTTCAGCTTGCCCAAGACTTTCAACTTTACAAACGGTCTATGATTAGCTTTCTATTTGGTTGCTATTTGATAACCATTAAAAACCTTTTTCACTCTTGAGCTAATTATggtcttaccaaaaaagaaaatttactTTGTGTTTACCGAACTCTGTAATTCTGCGAGAGCGCGAGACAACTGCTAAAAGGCAGGGCAATAATTCTATCCCTCGAGTCAAAGCAACCGCCGTTTTATCTCGTTTCGAAGTGAGAGAATTTATCTCCCGCGAAATCTCGGCTTCAGCAAACCTATGAGTTTACCGAATCAATAAAGACAGACTGCTAGGGTAATTTCTTCGCCATTCATCGGTTGTTTAGCTCTGTGATTTGTGTTTAAATTTATGCCATGTGTACATATAAACATTAAACGAGCGAAGAGACCTTTGCCTTGGGTTAGGGTAGTGAGATTTCGAGTGAGCGTAAATTACTTACTTATTCTTAAAACATCAAAAGTGTGATAATGATTCCCTCTAAAGAAAGACTCCGTATTtactttgtttattttttacttcGTGTTTCTACTATGTTTTGTCTCGTTTGGTTTTGCGTGAAATGAACGTTCAGACTTTTCTTCTAATGTTTAACTCACGAATGTGTGATCAATTTGATAACATTTACATTTTGTCTATCTTTCCCTCGCTGCCAACATGCAATCATCGTGTAAAAGAATCCTATGGCAAATACCTAAAGCCATTGATAAATCCTAACTAAGTTGTAATTAGAGCTTTAGTTATTTTCTGTTtcgaatgaatgaatgaatcgCTAACAGAAGCAAAAGGTTTTAGCTAGCTGTTAATTAATCGAAAACTTTAATTTGAAAGGTAACGAAAGATAACTTAGTGATAAGTTACCCTCTTACGTCCGGCATAAATATTATTTCAACAAATATTAGATACTCGTGGTAGAATATGCTTTGAGTGAATTGTCCTTTTTTGATCGTCAAAACTCTTAattcattttgtaaaaaaaattctttttttttcagagaaaAACTGATACTGCTGTATAAAAAATTGATTGTTTTATGACTTATTGCAGAAATAGATATAAAAGTTAATTTCTAGGCTTAGTAGAGATATTGCATGAAAGTACCTGCTAATAAAACAATTAATTTTgtaattcaatattttaatttttttttacgatgtTGCATTAacaaaaattagaaaaataaatgctTGGCACAACACGACAAAAATATTAATACATATACAAATTGATCTACTATCCATAGACGATTAGAAGCTTTTCGTCGCGGTATGAGTATTCTACCGCTCCAAATGACTTGTATATTTGCATGTCATATGCACAGGTAGTTATGTGAAATAATGCCAATGCAACCAGTATTTGTATTGTCTTGGACCATGCTTGTTTTTCAGCACCTCCAATTCATTTATCTATACTGCTAATCCCTTTAAAAGGAACAGCAAAGTGTAGCTTCTTATTCAGTCAATTACTTTTTCCGTCTACAGATCTAGTCAAAGGAGATGCCACTTTCGACAATATGAAGGTACAGGATTTTGAGTGGGGGTTGGGTGGTCATCTATCTATTAGCAAATCATATTCTTGTAGGTTCATTTATATGGcgcagcttttttttttcttttatttggaCAGACCTAGGAGtcaaatggatttttttttaacatgaaACTTGTCTTTAGCTTATTTCTCTTAAATGCTTTGGTTTGGCACTTGTATTCCTAAAGAAGTGAGGAGGGTTGGAAATGCTAATAATGAACAGTAAAAGCCTGATATCAGGATAGTCTACATACTGTACACAGTTAAACTgaattcccccacccccttgaaACACACCACATATATTGTCAAACGCATTAGTTAATTTCATTATCAATGTccttttgccttttttgtcaaaatttgtTAATCCATTCATAATCCATGTTTTAGGAGGCTCCTCTATCCACAAAGCAAGTCCATAGAACATTTAGAGGTAATATCATATGGGTATTGGATGTCAAGTTTTTGTATTCAAAATCTTAGTATGTCTGTGATATCATCTACAATTAACCCATCATGCAAAATGTATTCTGCTCTCATATAAAATTGACTTTTGAAAATTACTGGGCCCATTATttgtaatatcaaacaaaattgcATAGATTCCTATACAGTTCCTGGTGTGTTTTTTCAATTAATACAAAAGCCATTAGAGTGATTTGTTCTGACTGAATTATTTGCCCCCAGCATTCCATCCGTGGGAAAGTAACACACTAAAGTATAACATGGACTTACTGTCTCTCTGTTATCAGTTAAAATGATACAGAGTTACAAACCACACAGAATCCTTCATTATCCATTGAATCATTTAactctcattttttttaaagagctTTGGCTCTTTAGAGTGTTGGAATGCCAacttgatttgtttttattatgatATGGATGAATGGATTAAGCTGCATTCTTTGAATTCCTTTCAATGCCTTTCACACACTATAGCTGCAGCTGACAGCATGATATTGACCTAGCTCTCCTTGTGGCCCATCTTGTGTCTAACATCTGGTGTTTGTATTGCTGAAATGGATTGTTGATGATGTGTCTTGGTGGGAATTTGTCACTTTGGAGATTAGCACTTTCTAAGAGGGTCATTTAAATGCTGTTCTGCACAGGGCATGTTTGAGCTTGTAAAGAGCTGAGTATGCAATTATTGCCCAGCAGAATATAGAGGCAAAAAGCATTGAATGCTCAACACAGCAAGTTTAATGCTACTTTATCTCTGGGTTTTGGTGACATGACTGGTAAATGAATTATTTTGCTTgtgacatttttttacaaattcaaGCATACTGTATCTGTCAATCTATTATAGCTCGGAGTAAAATCTTGTAGGGTTGAATAATATAGGGGATTtagacaatatttttttctgaagcCTAAATTTTTCATCAGTAAGGAAACCATTGAAATATTCCTAATGTAATTACACCACATActattatatataatttaaACAGGAAATTGCTTACTCTTTTTATTAGGTTTCTGCGACTTACAATAAACAAGCTGACGAACATCTTGGACATTTTTGATTAGCGAGGAAATCAGCAAATGAGGGTTATACATCAAAATTATTATTCCGCATGATTATAATGATTCCTTTCTCAATTTCAGCGGCAGATTCATGCTATGACATTGATGGTAACCAAGTAGCGAATGGGCAGAGTTATGTCCCGTCTGGGAACAATGCTTGTGTACACTGCAAGTGTGTGTCTGGGGGACCAGAGGAGTGCTTTACCACAAAGTGTGCTGTCCCGACATGTCAAAAGTACAAGGCGCTGCCTGGAAAGTGTTGTGCATACACATGCCTTGATGGTGAGGAATACACATAATATGTACCTGTTATCATCTGCAAAAGTCTGTATTCATTCTGCCACTAAGCATACACCCTCTCATAAGGGCAATGGTTTAAACTGCCAAAAATATTTCAGCAAATGGGACAtcacccccatttttttttttctgtttctggTTGAATAGAGACAGACTACTGTGAAAGAAATTGAGTTTTTCTAAAGCAATGACTGTATCTATgctaaaatacaaatcagatAAATCTCGATTTTCTgatgcttgattttatttatctaGAATCTACAGAGAAGGCAGAGCTTGCCATAATTGTGAGCTTATCAGTTGGCCTTGTGCTGTTGCTACTTCTACTGGGACTAGTGATTCACAGAAACCGCAAGAGGTTAAGACGGCGGCAACATGAGGAGCCTGCCATGGACCCGGAAGAACGGGGTGAGCAGCAAGGGAACAATAACTCATTAGACAGTGAGTAGTAGGACTATAAAAGGTTTCTTATAGTCTAGGAATGTTATGAAAGATGTAGGAAAACCCATCAGTAATTGCAACAGATTTCAGTACttgatatatattttatcattatatGGCAATGACTGTTTGGCTAATTGGTAGTCATAAAATTCCCATTTTGCCCTGTTTTTCATCAAAGCTTTATTTGATAGCTTTGTAACAGAACTGCATGCTCTATTCAATTTCCTTGGTTGCAGTACAAAGtaaggtaaaaaaaagatCAACATACTATTTAAAGTGGTTGTCAGTACAAGAATCAGTATCAAAATATCAGAAACGCAGAAATTCCAtagttgttttatttctcaaaATATCCTGCAGCTTTTCAACTTATTATCCTAATTATGTTTCTTTTAGGCCCACTCAACAATCAACTGACTCCTATacaagaggaaacagagggcCCTCAAGAATTTGAGCCCCCGCCCCCATACACACCCATATGT from the Nematostella vectensis chromosome 4, jaNemVect1.1, whole genome shotgun sequence genome contains:
- the LOC116616218 gene encoding uncharacterized protein LOC116616218; this encodes MPFRLRRALRSVMGGGGSHHETHYTYVDRTAEILAEQRRLEQQRLEQVRLERERQEQERIAREAREAAERERQRFLAEQKRIKEAEEAAERERQRQKELQRQRELERQRALESESANKRQALKSYRFGDKTSTSGIQGVAISDIKKLRIGVFGPTGSGKSCFINTCERTVRQTNKGSVPIATTGSEGTIFLEDYLQELFFRLVDTRGFFSYDHHEDRELKDILFGRIRSGDVIRRGDSEGGSGEKGVVDGPFDSWLHGVVLVVKANDVRLKNGTLEKYLKPLRDTLGVIDLSPVTVVTHRDVLTSQATTQALNLASKATGSSQDHTFFVSNYCPDNPGPDVHTELQIFNILQFVLVNAEKYAKKAKVSRAAMLRQELQQAIEKASTGDSNATAPRAALDVFLEVMKNRHQWPESSILKVSSELQKEDVKTLHALAACWSDIKAVFPQDMRSLVEGDLRKMRMI
- the LOC116616232 gene encoding integral membrane protein DGCR2/IDD isoform X1, with the protein product MTTGMLVILWSSLCLLNLCCKLDLVKGDATFDNMKEAPLSTKQVHRTFRAADSCYDIDGNQVANGQSYVPSGNNACVHCKCVSGGPEECFTTKCAVPTCQKYKALPGKCCAYTCLDESTEKAELAIIVSLSVGLVLLLLLLGLVIHRNRKRLRRRQHEEPAMDPEERGEQQGNNNSLDSPLNNQLTPIQEETEGPQEFEPPPPYTPICNVHKCKASQIHNSRHPPNEPPPPYHIDSNLRATPV
- the LOC116616232 gene encoding integral membrane protein DGCR2/IDD isoform X2 → MTTGMLVILWSSLCLLNLCCKLDLVKGDATFDNMKEAPLSTKQVHRTFRAADSCYDIDGNQVANGQSYVPSGNNACVHCKCVSGGPEECFTTKCAVPTCQKYKALPGKCCAYTCLDESTEKAELAIIVSLSVGLVLLLLLLGLVIHRNRKRLRRRQHEEPAMDPEERGPLNNQLTPIQEETEGPQEFEPPPPYTPICNVHKCKASQIHNSRHPPNEPPPPYHIDSNLRATPV
- the LOC116616232 gene encoding integral membrane protein DGCR2/IDD isoform X3 produces the protein MTAADSCYDIDGNQVANGQSYVPSGNNACVHCKCVSGGPEECFTTKCAVPTCQKYKALPGKCCAYTCLDESTEKAELAIIVSLSVGLVLLLLLLGLVIHRNRKRLRRRQHEEPAMDPEERGEQQGNNNSLDSPLNNQLTPIQEETEGPQEFEPPPPYTPICNVHKCKASQIHNSRHPPNEPPPPYHIDSNLRATPV